From Rutidosis leptorrhynchoides isolate AG116_Rl617_1_P2 chromosome 3, CSIRO_AGI_Rlap_v1, whole genome shotgun sequence, a single genomic window includes:
- the LOC139900367 gene encoding uncharacterized protein, which produces MPFSLVYGTEAVIPAEIAVPTQRVVQFNDESNVISLRENLDLLEERRDAAAIREASNKQKISKYYNQRVKERTFRPGDFVWHNNNASRVENTGKLGPNWEGPYVIAYALGNRAYNLKTHDGKFVPRT; this is translated from the coding sequence ATGCCATTTAGCCTTGTATATGGTACCGAGGCAGTGATACCCGCTGAAATTGCTGTCCCAACCCAACGAGTAGTACAATTCAATGATGAGTCCAACGTCATTAGCTTGAGGGAAAATTTGGACTTGTTGGAGGAAAGGCGTGACGCCGCCGCTATCAGGGAAGCGTCAAACAAACAGAAAATTTCCAAGTATTACAATCAACGTGTGAAGGAACGTACTTTCCGCCCCGGTGATTTTGTGTGGCATAATAACAACGCCAGCCGGGTCGAGAATACTGGAAAATTGGGACCCAATTGGGAAGGCCCGTATGTGATTGCATATGCACTTGGCAACAGAGCGTATAACCTAAAGACGCATGATGGCAAATTTGTGCCGCGTACCTAG